The Streptomyces spororaveus genome includes a region encoding these proteins:
- a CDS encoding SDR family NAD(P)-dependent oxidoreductase: MNGNSNQQASPRTWLITGATSGIGRELTLQALKKGEAVSAIARNTASLDDLTEAHGDRLLLIRADVGDEQAVRAAVERTLSRFGRIDVVANNAGYGLFGAVEEASDTQVRAVFDTNVFGALNVLRATLPVLRSQRSGHVLQGSSVYGQSAHPGVGLLAATKYALEGLSDALAAEVAPLGIKVTIIQPGLTATPFLSNLDVAAGLDDYDQTVREVQKGIGELPASAFSSAARIAEGIRMTVDSPNPPLRLALGTSSATGMRTALEARTADLDEWTRVTDAVDR, from the coding sequence ATGAACGGAAATTCGAACCAGCAGGCCAGCCCCCGCACATGGCTCATCACCGGCGCGACCTCCGGCATCGGCCGCGAACTGACCCTCCAGGCACTGAAGAAGGGCGAAGCCGTCTCGGCGATCGCCCGCAACACGGCTTCATTGGACGACCTGACCGAAGCGCACGGCGATCGCCTGCTCCTCATCCGGGCAGACGTGGGTGACGAGCAGGCCGTCCGGGCAGCGGTGGAGCGCACGCTCTCGCGGTTCGGCCGCATCGACGTCGTGGCCAACAACGCCGGCTACGGACTCTTCGGAGCCGTCGAGGAAGCCTCCGACACACAAGTCCGCGCCGTGTTCGACACCAACGTCTTCGGAGCGCTCAACGTGCTCCGCGCGACGCTGCCAGTACTCCGCTCCCAGCGATCCGGACACGTCCTCCAGGGCTCCTCGGTCTACGGGCAGTCCGCCCACCCCGGCGTGGGACTGCTGGCCGCGACGAAGTACGCACTCGAGGGGCTGTCGGACGCACTGGCGGCCGAAGTCGCACCGCTCGGCATCAAGGTCACGATCATCCAGCCCGGACTGACCGCCACGCCCTTCTTGTCCAACCTCGATGTCGCGGCCGGCCTCGACGACTACGACCAGACCGTCCGCGAGGTCCAGAAGGGCATCGGAGAACTGCCCGCATCCGCGTTCTCCTCCGCGGCCCGGATCGCCGAAGGCATCCGCATGACGGTCGACAGCCCCAACCCCCCGCTGCGCCTGGCCCTCGGCACCTCCAGTGCCACGGGCATGCGCACCGCCCTGGAGGCCCGTACCGCAGACCTGGACGAATGGACTCGGGTGACCGACGCCGTCGACAGGTGA
- a CDS encoding bifunctional serine/threonine-protein kinase/ABC transporter substrate-binding protein: MTEHNPELIAGRYQLVERIGQGGMGRVWRGVDQQLFGREVAVKEILFPPGLEDADRAALLRRFTGEARAAVTLSHPGIITIHDVVEHRGAPVIVMELVRGQSLAATIRSRGRLPVQRVAEIGAAVLGALAEAHGARIIHRDIKPDNVLLTKDRVVLTDFGIAHLADATTKLSHSGTVIGTPQYMPPEQLEGKRPTPANDLWALGATLYHAVEGCPPFDVEGLHALAVAVFTRPHRQPLHAGPLAPVLDALLTKDPAQRVGAAEASEMLASVLRSFPPHTDVPTGHGPGQEPAPEPEPTPDPRATPVPDAAAEHPSTPAVPEQAPSTTPSPRTATVVDSGSAAGTQPRPVPDRPSGPPAPVPPAEAPVILGAAAETEHGGRKSARRRGLTRRSAILSAALAALATGSALTWTLTYGDDAHRGGRAAGSGSEASSVTVVIGVDAPLSGGLSTMGIGIRNSADLAARTANETRHVPGVNFEIKALDDEADPANGESNAARFVSDEKVLGVVGPLNSGVARTMVAPLARAELVNVSPGNTDPVLTLGPDWAAGSASRPYSTYFRTIATDVDQGPFAARYLHGDAKKTKLYVIDDASAHGTTLTSGFTAEFTKLGGTVVGTEQVDPAERAFAGLAARVRSSGADAVYFAGFYDTAAPLSQQLKQAGVNVPLMGGDGIFDQQYLTANPNATGDLATNIGVPAEESAAGQDFLARYRKTGYPEPAGWYGPYAYDATWTVIEAVKAVVAANGGTLPRDARAKLRQAVARTAFDGVTGRVAFDGNGDTLNRRLTVYKANDGSWATVTSRPAAR, translated from the coding sequence GTGACCGAGCACAATCCCGAACTCATCGCCGGCCGGTACCAGCTGGTCGAACGCATCGGCCAAGGCGGCATGGGCCGGGTCTGGCGAGGCGTCGACCAGCAGCTTTTCGGGCGTGAGGTCGCCGTCAAGGAGATCCTCTTCCCGCCTGGCCTGGAAGACGCCGACCGCGCCGCGCTGCTCCGGCGATTCACGGGTGAGGCGCGCGCGGCGGTCACTCTCAGCCATCCCGGAATCATCACCATCCATGACGTCGTCGAGCATCGCGGCGCCCCCGTCATCGTCATGGAGCTGGTCCGCGGGCAGTCCCTGGCCGCCACCATCCGCAGCCGGGGCCGACTGCCCGTGCAACGGGTGGCCGAAATCGGCGCCGCTGTGCTCGGAGCGCTCGCCGAGGCGCACGGGGCGCGGATCATCCACCGCGACATCAAGCCGGACAACGTGCTCCTGACCAAGGACCGCGTCGTCCTCACCGACTTCGGCATCGCCCACCTCGCGGACGCCACGACCAAGCTGAGCCACAGCGGGACGGTCATCGGCACGCCGCAGTACATGCCGCCGGAGCAGTTGGAGGGCAAGCGTCCGACCCCCGCCAACGACCTGTGGGCGCTCGGTGCAACCCTCTACCACGCCGTCGAGGGGTGCCCGCCATTCGACGTGGAGGGGCTCCACGCCCTCGCCGTGGCCGTGTTCACCCGCCCGCACCGGCAGCCCCTCCACGCCGGCCCGCTGGCGCCTGTGCTGGACGCGCTCCTCACCAAGGACCCGGCACAGCGCGTGGGCGCCGCAGAAGCGTCCGAGATGCTGGCGTCGGTGCTGCGGTCCTTCCCGCCCCACACCGATGTGCCCACCGGGCATGGGCCCGGCCAGGAGCCCGCGCCCGAACCCGAGCCCACGCCCGATCCGAGGGCTACCCCCGTACCGGACGCGGCGGCGGAGCATCCTTCCACTCCGGCCGTGCCGGAGCAGGCGCCGTCGACGACGCCGTCACCGCGGACCGCCACAGTCGTGGACTCCGGGTCCGCCGCCGGTACACAGCCGCGCCCCGTGCCGGACCGGCCGAGCGGCCCGCCCGCGCCCGTACCCCCGGCCGAGGCACCGGTCATTCTCGGGGCGGCGGCCGAGACGGAGCACGGCGGGCGGAAGTCCGCCCGGCGGCGGGGCCTCACCCGGCGCTCAGCGATCCTGAGCGCGGCGCTGGCCGCGCTCGCCACGGGCTCCGCCTTGACCTGGACCCTCACGTACGGCGATGACGCGCACCGCGGCGGCAGGGCGGCCGGCAGCGGCTCGGAGGCTTCCTCCGTCACGGTGGTGATCGGTGTGGACGCACCGCTCAGCGGCGGACTGTCCACGATGGGGATCGGTATCAGGAACTCCGCCGACCTGGCAGCCAGGACGGCCAACGAAACCCGGCACGTCCCCGGTGTGAACTTCGAGATCAAGGCCCTGGACGACGAGGCCGACCCCGCCAACGGCGAGTCCAACGCCGCCCGGTTCGTGTCCGACGAGAAGGTGCTGGGTGTCGTCGGACCCCTCAACTCCGGCGTGGCCCGGACCATGGTGGCACCGCTCGCGCGGGCGGAGCTGGTCAACGTATCGCCGGGCAACACCGACCCCGTACTGACGCTGGGCCCCGACTGGGCCGCAGGCAGCGCGTCCCGTCCGTACTCCACCTACTTCCGCACCATTGCCACGGACGTCGACCAGGGGCCGTTCGCCGCCCGGTACCTGCACGGCGACGCGAAGAAGACCAAGCTCTACGTGATCGACGACGCCAGCGCCCACGGCACCACCCTGACCTCCGGATTCACGGCCGAATTCACCAAGCTCGGCGGGACCGTCGTCGGTACCGAGCAGGTCGATCCCGCGGAACGCGCCTTCGCGGGCCTCGCCGCGAGGGTGCGGTCCTCCGGCGCCGACGCCGTCTACTTCGCCGGCTTCTACGACACGGCGGCGCCGCTCTCCCAGCAGCTCAAGCAGGCAGGCGTGAACGTCCCCCTGATGGGTGGCGACGGCATTTTCGACCAGCAGTACCTCACGGCGAACCCGAACGCCACCGGCGACCTCGCGACCAACATCGGGGTCCCCGCCGAGGAGTCGGCCGCAGGACAGGACTTCCTTGCCCGGTACCGCAAGACGGGGTACCCGGAGCCGGCCGGCTGGTACGGCCCCTACGCCTACGACGCGACCTGGACCGTCATCGAGGCGGTGAAGGCCGTCGTGGCGGCCAACGGCGGCACCCTCCCACGCGACGCCCGGGCGAAACTGCGGCAGGCCGTGGCGCGGACGGCCTTCGACGGTGTCACGGGCCGCGTCGCCTTCGACGGGAACGGCGACACGCTCAACCGCCGGCTGACGGTGTACAAGGCGAACGACGGCAGCTGGGCGACAGTGACGAGCCGACCCGCCGCCCGCTGA